The following proteins come from a genomic window of Flavobacterium crocinum:
- a CDS encoding alpha-L-arabinofuranosidase C-terminal domain-containing protein, with protein MKRNVISTLFVGSLLLSSIYGNAQKATLEVDASKTITKIQPTMFGLFFEDINFAADGGLYAEMIKNRSFEFEKPLMGWEQPKSNRSSMNKESGMALPINIAANNTNFCRVEINNDKGYALINEGFRGMGVKKDAKYNLSLKAANPNGAIKKIIFQLIDKDQKVLGETSIVPKSTDWTNYTAQFTATQTEAKAKLKITFEGTGTIDLDMISLFPEDTWKNRKNGLRKDLVQLLYDVKPGFLRFPGGCIVEGRTLSDRYQWKKSVGNVEDRKTMMNRWNVEFNHKLTPDYFQSFGLGFFEYFQLSEDIGAEPLPILSCGMACQYNTGELAAMNELDPYVQDALDLIEFANGAVTTTWGKIRSDMGHPKPFNLKYIGVGNEQWGTDYIERYKVFEKAIKAKYPNIIIVSGSGPSPDGEHFDYAMKELKELNAELVDEHYYRSPQWFRENAGRYDNYDRKGPKIFAGEYAAQSVSGANPNNRNNWECAFSEAAFMTGLERNAEVVHLTSYAPLMAHEDAWQWTPDMIWFNNLQSYGSANYYVQQLFSTNKGTDLLTITQDGKALIGQNNLYASAVKDVNSKEIIVKLVNTAETASEVSIDLKGAKLGSKGSMITLVSTNLQDENTFAEPKKITPKQSEYKVTKGKQQLNLPAYSVTVLKLKTI; from the coding sequence ATGAAAAGAAATGTAATTTCGACATTATTCGTAGGAAGTTTGTTATTAAGCAGTATTTATGGAAATGCTCAAAAAGCGACTTTAGAAGTTGATGCTTCCAAAACGATAACTAAAATTCAGCCGACGATGTTCGGTTTGTTTTTTGAAGACATCAATTTTGCAGCGGATGGCGGACTTTACGCCGAAATGATTAAAAACAGATCTTTTGAATTTGAAAAACCTTTAATGGGATGGGAGCAGCCTAAATCGAACAGATCTTCCATGAATAAGGAATCCGGAATGGCATTACCAATCAACATAGCGGCAAATAATACTAATTTTTGCAGAGTTGAAATCAATAATGACAAAGGGTATGCTTTAATAAATGAAGGTTTCAGAGGAATGGGAGTGAAGAAAGATGCTAAATACAATCTTTCACTAAAAGCAGCCAATCCTAACGGAGCAATCAAGAAGATTATTTTCCAGCTTATTGATAAAGACCAAAAAGTACTTGGAGAAACTAGTATTGTACCAAAATCCACTGACTGGACCAATTATACGGCACAATTTACAGCAACTCAGACAGAAGCTAAAGCAAAGCTGAAAATCACTTTTGAAGGAACAGGAACAATTGATTTGGATATGATTTCATTGTTTCCTGAAGATACCTGGAAGAACAGAAAGAACGGACTTCGTAAAGATCTTGTACAACTTTTGTATGATGTAAAACCAGGATTTTTACGTTTTCCGGGAGGTTGTATTGTAGAAGGAAGAACTTTGTCAGATCGTTACCAATGGAAAAAATCGGTTGGGAATGTAGAAGACAGAAAAACCATGATGAACCGTTGGAATGTTGAATTCAACCATAAATTAACACCGGATTATTTTCAAAGTTTCGGATTAGGATTTTTTGAGTATTTCCAGCTTTCAGAAGATATTGGGGCAGAACCGCTTCCGATTTTGAGCTGCGGTATGGCATGTCAATACAATACAGGAGAATTGGCTGCAATGAACGAATTAGATCCTTATGTTCAGGATGCTTTGGATTTAATTGAATTTGCTAATGGAGCAGTTACGACAACCTGGGGGAAAATCCGTTCTGATATGGGGCATCCAAAACCATTTAACCTAAAATATATTGGCGTAGGAAACGAACAATGGGGAACAGATTATATTGAAAGATACAAGGTTTTTGAAAAAGCGATTAAGGCAAAATATCCAAATATCATTATCGTATCAGGAAGCGGTCCTTCTCCGGATGGTGAGCATTTTGATTATGCTATGAAAGAGCTTAAAGAACTGAATGCAGAATTAGTAGACGAGCATTATTACAGAAGTCCGCAATGGTTTAGAGAAAATGCCGGACGTTATGATAATTATGATCGAAAAGGACCAAAAATATTTGCGGGAGAATATGCAGCGCAGAGTGTTTCGGGAGCAAATCCAAATAATAGAAACAATTGGGAATGTGCTTTTTCTGAAGCCGCTTTTATGACGGGATTGGAAAGAAATGCAGAAGTTGTTCATTTAACGTCTTATGCGCCTTTGATGGCTCACGAAGATGCCTGGCAATGGACACCGGATATGATTTGGTTTAATAATCTGCAGTCGTATGGTTCTGCGAACTATTATGTACAACAATTATTCTCCACAAATAAAGGAACAGATTTGTTGACTATTACTCAGGATGGAAAAGCTTTAATCGGTCAGAATAATTTATATGCGTCGGCGGTAAAAGATGTCAACAGTAAAGAAATTATTGTGAAACTGGTAAATACAGCTGAAACGGCATCAGAAGTAAGTATTGATTTAAAAGGAGCAAAATTGGGATCAAAAGGAAGTATGATTACACTGGTAAGCACAAATTTACAAGATGAAAATACGTTTGCAGAACCTAAAAAAATTACTCCAAAACAAAGTGAATATAAAGTTACAAAAGGGAAACAACAATTGAATCTTCCTGCTTATTCAGTTACCGTTTTGAAATTGAAAACGATCTAA
- a CDS encoding glycoside hydrolase family 28 protein encodes MNKKSIIAIIIFCLSLTVSAQKIYDVKKYGAKGDGKTNDAAAIQKAIDACTKTGGRVLIPAPFTFLAGPIDVKSKVDLHIEAGAKLLASPDEKLYTKSAFRTNPGEGTIWIGGENIEDFTISGSGKIDGNGISFMGEEEEDAYVLKPFNVLDPRPHVLTIIGGKNIRIKDVHIGNSAYWTVHLIGCNDVVISGITLLNSLKVRNSDGIDLDHSKNVRISDCYIESGDDCICLKNRREFEEFGACENITVTNCTMTSSSCAIKIGSENMDAIRQVVFNNCIIKNSNRALGIQNRDEGTVSDVIFSNIIIESKLNTDTWWGKAEPIYITAFSRAKANHKDANWRFPKGATEGKVGEIKNIYFTNIQCTGENGVFVSGESKDKIKNIVFDNVSVFMDKTTSFPGGLYDRRPANVEGFVKGSTSGFYFDTAESIKVQNCTVQWGKNKPDYFKYAVESKNVDVLKVVNLDGEAAFPNKYEAVKK; translated from the coding sequence ATGAACAAGAAATCTATAATCGCAATCATCATTTTCTGCCTTTCGTTAACTGTTTCTGCACAGAAAATCTACGACGTCAAAAAATACGGAGCAAAAGGAGACGGAAAAACCAATGATGCAGCAGCCATTCAAAAAGCAATTGATGCCTGCACTAAAACGGGTGGAAGAGTTTTAATTCCGGCACCATTTACCTTTTTAGCCGGGCCAATTGATGTAAAATCAAAAGTAGATTTGCATATCGAAGCTGGTGCTAAATTATTAGCAAGTCCTGACGAAAAGCTTTATACCAAAAGTGCTTTCAGAACCAATCCGGGAGAAGGAACAATTTGGATTGGCGGAGAAAATATAGAGGATTTTACTATTAGCGGAAGCGGAAAAATAGATGGAAACGGAATTTCATTTATGGGAGAAGAAGAGGAAGATGCTTATGTTTTAAAACCGTTCAATGTATTAGACCCAAGACCTCACGTATTAACGATTATCGGCGGGAAAAATATCAGAATTAAAGATGTTCATATCGGAAATTCGGCGTATTGGACAGTTCATTTGATTGGTTGTAATGATGTTGTCATTAGTGGAATTACTTTATTGAACAGCTTGAAAGTCCGCAACAGTGACGGAATCGATTTGGATCATTCTAAAAATGTCAGAATCAGCGATTGTTATATTGAAAGCGGGGACGATTGTATCTGCCTAAAAAACAGAAGAGAATTTGAAGAATTTGGTGCCTGCGAAAATATTACGGTAACGAATTGTACTATGACCAGCAGCAGCTGCGCTATTAAAATTGGTTCAGAAAATATGGATGCGATTCGACAGGTGGTTTTCAATAATTGTATTATTAAAAACAGTAATCGTGCATTAGGAATTCAAAATCGAGACGAAGGAACAGTGAGCGACGTTATTTTCTCTAATATTATTATCGAAAGCAAATTAAACACAGATACCTGGTGGGGAAAAGCAGAACCAATTTACATAACGGCTTTCAGCAGAGCAAAAGCGAATCATAAAGATGCGAACTGGCGTTTTCCAAAAGGAGCAACAGAAGGGAAAGTTGGAGAAATCAAAAATATTTATTTTACTAATATTCAGTGCACAGGAGAAAATGGTGTTTTTGTGAGCGGGGAATCAAAAGACAAAATCAAGAATATTGTTTTTGATAATGTGAGTGTTTTTATGGATAAAACAACTTCTTTTCCTGGTGGATTGTATGATAGAAGACCTGCAAATGTTGAAGGTTTTGTAAAAGGAAGCACTTCAGGATTTTATTTTGACACTGCCGAAAGCATAAAAGTTCAGAATTGTACTGTGCAATGGGGAAAAAACAAACCGGATTATTTTAAATATGCGGTTGAAAGTAAAAATGTTGATGTTTTAAAAGTAGTCAATTTAGATGGAGAAGCGGCTTTTCCAAATAAGTATGAGGCAGTTAAAAAGTAA